Within Pelistega ratti, the genomic segment CCATTAGTCATTACAGTTAGACCACCTTTCACTTTACCAGTGATAGTACCTGTAATCATTTCACCTGATTCAAGTGCTTTTTCTAATGATAACCAAGCAGATAAACGCTTAGCACGATCACGAGAAAGGATAGTATCACCATAACCATTTTCGAGAGAGTCAATAGCAACTGAAACGAAATCACCTGCTTGAACCTCAATCTCACCCTGATCATTTAAGAATTCTTCACGAGGGATATAAGATTCTGATTTTAAACCAGCATTCACCACAACAAAGTTATGCTCAACACGAACAACTTCAGCTGAAATCACTTCACCTGATTTCATATCATGTGATTTTTCACTTTCTGCAAATAAATCTGCAAAGCTTTCGCCACCTAAGGCATCTTGTAAATTAATAGTTGACATTAAAAATTCCAACAGCATATGCTGCAAAAACACGCCAATATATATTTATCAATATATACGAGCGGAGTTGATAAAAAAGACTTTTTACATACCCGTAAAAAGCACCCCAATCTACAAAAAAGACTGTTTAGAAATTTTAAACAAAAAAACCTTGTTATTCAAGTGCTTAGCCTTTTAGTTGAAAAAAAGTAATTTTATAAATAACTATATATCATGGGGAAAACCTTATCCCCTTTGAAAAACAGTATAAATAGAAATAACATTATTATTTTTGGAGAGCGGTATTTTCTATACAAAAAAACAACACCTATCGCTTTCATCTATCCCTAACTCATACTGATATTCATCTCTTTTCATCATCTTATACCCTATGCTGCCCTATACCCTTTTTTAGGAATAACAGATAATTTATTTGGCTCATCAAGAGAAATGATCATATTAGCTCTTGCATTTAATCCTATATCGTACTAAAATAATATTTAGTCTGATATAGGAGTAATTTTGATGAAAGTCTGGGAACGTATTTTCCATTCTGTCTTATTTGAAATAGGTGCTATGGCTGTAGGGGCAATTGTTGTTTTATTAGCAGGTGATTTCAGCCTTGAAGCCGCAGCAGGAACGGGTATTGCTATAGCAATTATTGCGATGGTATTAAATTTTATCTTTAACTATATTTTTGATAAATGCTTTCCCGGTAAACGTGAAGAGCGTGGGTTAAAACTACGCCTCCTACATATGATATGCTTTGAAGGTACCCTACTTATCTTTACTATTCCCATTATTGCTTATTTATTAAATTTAAGCCTATGGCACGCTTTTCTTGCTGATATAGGTCTTAGCCTAATTATTATGCTGTATGCTTTTGTCTTTAACTGGTTATACGATATTATCCGCGCAAAACTTATTCAAATGCGGACAAAAGAGCAGTAAAAACACTCTTTTCATACAAAAGTACCATATAGAATGATAGCCAATGGAGTAATTAATGATTCATATTAGAAAAATAGATACGCAAGATATTGAGCAACTACAGCAAATTGCTAAGCAAACCTTTATTGAAACATTTGCTCATAGTAATAGTGAAGCAGATATGCAACATTATCTCAGCACACAGTTTTCTATAGCACAATTAAAAAATGAGCTGAATAATCCCGATATGGTATTTTATTTTGCCGAAATAGCACAACATATAGTAGGTTATCTTAAATTGAACATGAAAGAAGCGCAAACAGAGCCACTATCACCTCATGCAGTGGAAATACAAAGGATTTATATTCTGAATCAATGGCATGGTCAAGGGGTCGGACAACAACTTTTTGACTTCGCCATACAATTTGCGAAAGAGAAACAAGCCGATTACCTATGGCTTGGTGTATGGGAACATAACCATAAAGCATTACGCTTTTATCAAAAAAATGGTTTAATCCCTTTCGATCGCCATATTTTCCAACTAGGGAATGATGCTCAAACCGATATTATGATGAAACTGACACTATGAAACTACCATACAATCCTTTTGATCGACTTTCAGAGTTAGCAGCTTTACAAATCGCTATCTACACCGAGGTCGCTAGACAACATCACCTAACATTAAATGAGCTACACTTTTTATATTTTATTGGTCGCTATGGTGCTGTATCACCAAGTAAAATCGGGGATACATGGAGTTTACCCAAACAAACTGTTACCTCTGTTTGCAAGCAATTAGCCAAGAAAAACCTACTCACCTTTTTGGTCGATGAAAAAGACAAACGAAGTAAATTAATCCATTTAAGTCCGCAAGGTAAAGATTTTATTAAACCTATTATTGACAAAATGACAGAGGCTGAATTATCTGTCAGTCAATACTTTGGTTTCGCACGATTTGAAACCTTATTAAACGATACAGAAACCATTCTTGATAAACTGGCTACACATTTAAATACCTCAAAAACAGAGTAATGGTGATGTAATGTATATAGACAATGGTATAAAAATAACATTACACCATTGTCTATTTTTAAACTGATTTAAAGAGAATATAAAAAATACTATTTACCTAATTATTTAAAAATATTACTCTTTTATTTTGAATAAGACTATTTTGGACAACTTACTGTGGTAAACAGCTAAATAGGAATGCTTTACTTTAAGACTTCCCGTAAAACAGCCTTTGCACGCTCTCCTGCTGATGGATTATATTTTACAATCTCTGCCATCACACGCTGTAACTCTGTCTCATTTAAACCAAGATTTTTTAAAATAGTCAGATGCGAACGGAGCTGATTTTGTACCGTTTCAAGTCCTGCCAATGTTGAAACAGTAACTAATTCACGATTAACCATACTCAAATTATCTCGACTAAAGAGATAACCAAATAAATGGGCTTTTAAAGCATAATCTATACCCTCATTATTCCATAGTACAGCAGAATTATCTCGTCCATTCAGCATATTCAGTGTTTGTGTCCCTTGCGTATAGTAATCCTGTATACCGTCTATTGTTGGTGCATCACCTAGCGTATCTTGAATCCCCTTTTCCTCACGCTCTTTGAGTAAATTTTGTAAAGCTAATAATCCATTTAAGGCTCTGGGAAACCCAGCATACGCATATTGATGGGTGAAAATCTCTTGCAATTCACTTATCGTTAGCCCATTCTCTAATCCTTGTTCTAAAGCAATTTTTAGTGATGCCAATTCCCCTCTTGCCGCATAAAAGGCAATAGGTACAATAGCCAATTGTTTGGCTGATAGAGGTTCAGTTTGACTGATTTTTTGTAATTCAGCCTTTGAATTAACGGGCGGTAGTTCTACTTTTTCAAGCCATGTTACCTTATTCTCTTTGGCATTTGGACTAATCGCAATATGCGTCATCTTGCTATGCTCACCCGCACCATGCCAATGTTTCACGTTCGGAGGACACCAAACAACATCACCCTTTTTAATAATCTGAATAGGTTTACCCCATTCTTGTGTTCGCCCCTCACCCTCGGTAACAATTAAATATTGCCCTTGAGAATGCATATGCCAATCGGTCATCGCACCTACCTCAAATTCTACAATCGCCGAACCATTTGGACTATCAGGAATAGCAGGTAAACGTGTAAAACGAGCCTCTCCTGAAAAATGTTCTTTAGCAGCATTTACCCATTGATGCTGTGTATAAGGGGTAACTATTTGTTGAGCAAATACGGGGGTCGTCATAAACGAAATAGCCAAAAAAGTAGAAAATAGTATTTTATTCATCTTTACCATCTTTAATAAATAGTTGATTTATTTAAGAAATAATCTCTATTTTATAAAAAAATAGAGCATATTTATCTATTATAAGTAAAGTTAATCACTCTGATTAGATAGGAAAAAATGAATGGGGTAGTGAATAGGATTCAATAATTTTATCTATTAATCTCATATTAAAATCCTATTAAAATTTGGCTATTATCATTATTATTGTAACTATCTAAAATCATTAGGAGTATTAAATAAACTACGCTTTATATTAAGATTGTGGATTTATAATAAATTAGTTAAAATTTGCTACAATTTATTGTATATTACATTTATAGAAATCAGCTTTTTATTATTTAGGGAGAACCAAAGATGGAAAATAAGAAGAGATATGACCGCACTTTTAAACTGAGTGTACTAGTAGCAGCATTGAGTATGGCAAATATGGCATGGGCAAACGAAGTAGCATGTAGTCCTAGCGGTATAAGTATTACAGAGAAAAATGGAGCAACTCTTAATAGTTGTGTACTAAATCAACCAGATCCAGACAATCCCTATCAATTAACAAAAATTCATATACAAAATAGTAAAAATACCACTATCAATAATTCTCAAATTTCTATTTCAAATGAAGAATCTTTCGGCATTCGTATTGAAAATTCCGATGTAACACTCAATAATGTTACTTTAACGGCAAGTAGTCCCGATGATCAACAAGGAAGTCAAATAGGTATAGAAGCAATAGACTCTATCGTTAATATTAATGGAGGCAACTATAAAACAGAAACAGATGAAAACACAAGTGAAGCCTTTTATTTAGACAATTCCACCATAAATATAAAAAATGCAACAGTATCTATAAGTGGAGAAGGAAATAATGGTTTTTCTTTATTCAATAATAGTACTGCTAATTTAGAAAATATCACACTAACAGCAACTGATGGTGCAGAGGCTGTACTTTATGATGCCGAAAATACGAATATCCACTCAGTCATTAATATTACTAATTCTACATTAACAGCAAATGCTAGTTTATTTGGTGTCACTTGGAGTGACCGCCAAATGGCAGAGGGAAAATTTCAAGTTAATCTTAATAACTCAACACTAAATACACCTTTTATTATTAGTGCATCAGATGCAGGTGATAATGGAGTTTTTCTATCAGAGCAGATTCAACTAACAGCTAATAACAGCAAATTAAATGGGCTTATCACTATTTTTGAAAATAAAGAAAATAAAAGTACACTTAATGTAAATTTAACAGACTCTACTTGGACTACAAAACCATTCATTATCGAAGAGGATCGCACTGTACTCCATCCAAGTGTCAGTAACCTCTCCCTCAACAATAGTACTGTCAATTTAGAAAAAACCAATAGTTTCCAAACCCTTACTATTAAAGGCAATCTCACTGGCTCTGGTACTTTCAACCTCAATACTAATATCGCTGAAGAAAAAGGCGATAAAATCATAGTACAAGGCACCGCAGAGGGCAATCATCAATTGGGGGTTACCGATCATGGTATTGCCGTTGCGAATAAAAAACTAACCCTTGTTGAAACTAATGGTGGTAATGCTGCCTTTCGTTTAACCAATCCCAATAACCGTGTAGATTTAGGGGCATATCAATATTTCCTAGCCAAAGAAGGCAATAACTGGGTATTAGCTAATTCTCAAAGTGCTGTAACGCCTCCTAATCCTGATGTACAACCAGACCCCATCATACCTCCAGTAACACCCCCAGCGGTTGAACCTAGTGTACCCGAAACACCAGCAGAACCAGCAGAACCAGCAGAACCAGCAGAACCAGCAGAACCAACAGAACCAACAGAACCAACAGAACCAACAGAACCAACAGAACCAACAGAACCAACAGAACCAACAGAACCAACAGAACCAACAGAACCAACAGAACCAACAAAACCAACAGAACCAGCAGAACCAAGTGACCAAAGTACACCAGTAGCACCTGTTCAACCGATAAACACTGCCTTACCGCAAACCGCCTTATTATCGAATAAAGCCAATGCTCAAGTATCACTTCGTCAAGCACAACTATTAGTCGTCGAGAACGAACTTAGCGGTCTTCACCAACGTTTAGGGGAAATCAAAAATGGTGAAAAGGGTAATCTATGGATACGTAATGTCAATGCTCGTGAGAAACTAGCCGCCCTTTCTACAGGTGACAGTAAAACCGCAGGCTTTAAACAAAATATTCACACCCTACAAATAGGAGCAGATACAGCTATTACTAATAATTTCCGCCTCGGTGGCTTTATCGGTCGTAGCCAAGCCAATGTAGATTTTAATGGTGACTATGGTAAGGGAAAAGTCTATAGTAATAGTGTCGGTTTATATGCTACTTATCTTGCTGATAACGGTTTTTATATGGATAATATTGTGAAATATAACCGTTTAAAAACTAAATCTGACCATACCAAAGACCGCCGTTACCATGCCTACACCCTCTCTAGTGAAGTAGGTAAACAATTCCACTTAAATGGCGATTGGACAATTACACCACAGGCACAATTAGCATGGACACACATTCAAGGTAAAGACAATGAAGATAGTCTTTCTGCACTCACCTCTCGTGTGGGAGTACGTGTAGCAAAAGGCTTTACCCTTGAAAATGGCTGGCACTTACAACCTTATGCCGAAGTCAATGCGATGACTAGCCATAACCGCCATAGCAAAATCCATTACACCAATGCAGCATTAGATGTTGCGAGTAGCCGTGAACGAGTTGAAAGTATCCTTGGCTTAAATGCTGGCAAAGCAAACCATCGTTTTGGGGTAGAAATCAGCCGAGCTGATGGTAAACATTACGATAAACCTTATCAAATCCAAGCAGCTTATCGTTATCAATGGTAACAGTGATTTGATGTAATCTATACTAATCACCAACACAATAAAGGGATATCAAAACGGTATCCCTTTTTTATAGGTATAAATTTGATTTTAAATAAAATAGATCAACAATAATTAATTCCAATCAAAATAAATAAAAAATAATTAATTTTATACAGATATAATTAATTTTAAGCAAAATGATTTAAAAACAATCAATTTTATGTGAACTTAAATTCAAGATAGAAGTGCAACGTTTTAAAAACTGAGTTGATAAGGTAAGATATGCTATGTTGCACTTCAGTTTTGAATCTACCAGATAAATATATTTGCTGATCTAAGGAGTGAGATTCAATAATAATTTTATGGATAATTTTGTATGCAATGGATTTTTATACGTAGAGCAGAATAAATAGTCACCAATTCACTCAATCAACATAGCATACACTATTAGCTAATACTTTATGATGGATGATGAGCAACTTTTAATCGTTTAAGTGCATCTATCGCTGGTTGTGAAATTTTATCGCCACGTTTTGCAGATTGCTGATACCAAAAAATAGCTTGATCAAGATTCTTATCTGTACCAATTCCATTTTCATAGAGATAAGCTAACCAATATTGACCCGTAATATCCCCCGAGGCAGAGATTTGAAAATGTCTAAAAGACTTTCTCTCATCTTTCTCTACACCATAGCCATTCAAATACATCAGACCTATATAACGGCTAGCTTTCATATCTCCTAATTGTGTTGCTTTCTGAAAAAGAGGAAGTGCTGATACATAATCTTTTTGATTATAAAGTGAAAGTCCTTGATCAAAACTGGCTTTTGCTATCTCCCTCATTTCATCTGATGGCTGAAACATACGTTGATGATAAGGTGGTGAGCAAGCAGCTATCACGCTAACAACACATAATAAGAGAAATTTTTTCATGGTGTTATTTATCAAAATATCATCTACTATTTATATAATAACTTTTCACCTTAAAGTATATTATGAAATTTTACTAATGAATAAAGTATAAAACATCATTTAATAGTTCTTTCTTCAAAATTTTTCCATTCATTAAATAATCCATTACCCAAATATTCAATTAAGAATAGTGGAAATGAACTTAAAACTAGCAGTTTATGAGCTGGATTAATATATTTTTCCAACTGCATTTTATAAATTTCTTTCTGATTAAAATTTATAGTTGATTTATATTCTACAGGGAATGAAAAATTATCTAGGATTAAATAATTAATAGATTTAAGGTGTGACGAAAAAATAGAAAACCAATCATTCTTAGTTAACTTAATAATCTGTTCAAATTTCTTATTACAAATTCTGCTGACATACGTTTTATAATGCTCATCAGGAGATATATCAACAATCACACATTCTTCATGGATAGGATGCTTATAAGACTCAATCATCGGGTAATTTATATATAGCTTACCATTCCCCGTTTCATCATTAAATAGGTTAAGCATATCATTTATACAGTCAGGGTATTTGCTGGCGACAGTATCATGACCATCATAATCAAAAAAAAGAAATATCTCACTAATTTGATTACGTTGGAGTATTTGAAGTTCAGGATCAGCACTACTTTTCTGCTGTAAGCTGATCTCTTTAATCAATGCAAATGTATCTAAAAATTCAGAACCAAAATCCTCATAATCAGTAAATTTCTTATAGAGGTTATAGATATTTAAGCATATTGGAAATATTTTCATATTTTTAGATACAAATTCTGTTTTGAATTTATTCAAAATACGAGGGTCTAGCTTTTCTCCTTCTGTAATACACAAAACAAAATTTTCTTTATCCATTAAAATGCCCTGCTTGATATAATTTTTCTAAGTTATGTGCTTCTCTTAACTCTTTTTGTGTAAGATTATTTAGAGAGTTTATTTCTTTTCCATTAATCACAAAACCACAATCAGGACGAATTAAATCATTAGTAAGTAAATTCGTATTATGTGTTGTCAATATGACTTGAGTTTTAGGAAGTTGCTTAAGTTTTTTGACTAAATTTTCAGATAGCGCAAAATGATACGAACAATCAAATTCATCTATAAATAATAATGGTATTTCATTTTTCTTAATACTTTGCCACCAATAATAAAAGAATGTTAGACTTAAAGTACCTGTTGAAACAGTATCAAAAAATGGCAGTATTTTTTCTCCCATTTTAATGCCAATAATAGATTTATTTAACTGTTTAACTTTGGTTAATTTAAAATCAAGCTCAAAATCATTTAAAAATTTTTCAAAATCTTTGAGATTATCCTTATCTATAATATCTTGCTCAATATTATTTAACCCAGATTTATACCCTGTATAATTTTGACCTGCAAAAACATTTCTAAAATAAAGTATATGATTTACAAATTCTATAAACCTAATAAAAATACTATTATTGATATTTCCTCTATCTAAACTAGTATTGCTATAAATATATTTAATAGCAGATAAATTCTGCGATGGATTAATGATTTTATTTAAGTTCTCTGCCCCCATTAAAGTGGTTGAGAAAGGTTGGTTTAAATTATAATCTACAACAACTTCATCAGATATAAGTAGTTTTTCTGAAATTAGTTTTGCCCTTTCATCTTTTTTATATTCATAGATAACTGGTTTTTTATGATTATTTTCATCTAAAAATTCAAATTCAAATTTAAATAATGCATATTTATCATTAGATAAAGCACTTAAATAATTATCAGACACTAAACTAGTTTCATTATCCGTTAAATGTGAGACTAAATCAAACATAGCCCATGCCAGATTAGACTTTCCAGAGCCATTTTTTCCATATACTAGGGCTAATTTAATTAGTCCATTCAATGTACAATCTGTATTAAATGTGTAATTATTAGCTGATAAATCAAATTCCAATGTATTATTAAATTGCCGATAATTGCGCACAGAGAACTTCTTTAGCATAGCGATTACTCCTAGTCTCTACAGTCTTTTCATTCTACCATAAACATCCGTAGAAAAAATACGGCAAAGTATTTTTGTATAATTTATTATACAAATAGGAAAGTAAACATATTATCCCTAAAAGCTATTACTCTTTTGGGCAAAATCACATTATTTTTAACAAACATAAAATACTTTCCTTAGAAAAAATGTTATTTACCTACATTTTTTCATTGGAAAAAGTGTTACCCACTATCAATTTATCATTGATAAAAATATGCAATTCTCTTAAAATAAAGTAAACTGTATCAAAAGAGTCAATAATGCAACGCGATATTTTAAACAAACTCACTCAATGGAAAGCCAAACCAAATCGTAAACCATGGCAGCCATAAAAATAATGACTGCCATTATTTAATAACGTTTAATCTAGTAAATCTACACCATTAAAACTCAGTAACTATCCACTCAATAACTACACAAAACAGGCTTTATAGAAAAGTCCGCTTTTTGAGAAGCTATCCATAAATCATAATCAGCCTGTTGGTGTAACCAACTCTCAGGACTAGGGCTATTTTCACCTAACCAACGATGCAATCGTAATGCCATATCAGCACTAATACTAGATTTACCATTTAATAAGCGAGAGAGTGTTACACGATTAACCCCTAGCTGTTTAGCTGCTTCAGTAACACTTAAACCAAGTGCAGGTAAAATATCTTCACGAATAACTTCAGCAGGGTGTGGGGGATTATACATACGCATCATAAACTCCTAATGATAGTCTTGATAATCAACAATTTCTGCGTGCCCATTCTCCAATTTAAAGGTAATACGCCAATTACCGTTAACTTTAACACTCCAATGATTGGCAAGATGACCTGATAAAGAGTGTAAATTAACCGGGAATATTCATATCTTGAGCAGTTTTACTACTATCTAACCGAGCTAAAATTCGTTTTAGTTTAGCTGAATGTACAGCAATAATACCAGCCGTTGAGCCAATTTTATAAAACTTTTCTACTCACCACCCCTACACTCTCCCTCTATTTTAGGTACAATAATCATCATCTTAAAAAACAGTAAAATGCAGTATAAAAACTGTTTTATTTCAATACAATATTGATAATTTACTTTTTGTTACAAAAGGATTTTATATGACTTCGCCACACGACACGACACGACACGACACGACACGACACGACACGACACGACACGACACGACACGACAACGCACAACTAGCACAGGCATTTCTCACTGAGCTAGACAAAAAGCTCTGGGACGCTGCCGACAAACTACGCTCCAAAATAGATGCCGCTAA encodes:
- a CDS encoding PACE efflux transporter, with amino-acid sequence MKVWERIFHSVLFEIGAMAVGAIVVLLAGDFSLEAAAGTGIAIAIIAMVLNFIFNYIFDKCFPGKREERGLKLRLLHMICFEGTLLIFTIPIIAYLLNLSLWHAFLADIGLSLIIMLYAFVFNWLYDIIRAKLIQMRTKEQ
- a CDS encoding GNAT family N-acetyltransferase; this encodes MIHIRKIDTQDIEQLQQIAKQTFIETFAHSNSEADMQHYLSTQFSIAQLKNELNNPDMVFYFAEIAQHIVGYLKLNMKEAQTEPLSPHAVEIQRIYILNQWHGQGVGQQLFDFAIQFAKEKQADYLWLGVWEHNHKALRFYQKNGLIPFDRHIFQLGNDAQTDIMMKLTL
- a CDS encoding MarR family transcriptional regulator; the protein is MKLPYNPFDRLSELAALQIAIYTEVARQHHLTLNELHFLYFIGRYGAVSPSKIGDTWSLPKQTVTSVCKQLAKKNLLTFLVDEKDKRSKLIHLSPQGKDFIKPIIDKMTEAELSVSQYFGFARFETLLNDTETILDKLATHLNTSKTE
- a CDS encoding cupin domain-containing carboxymuconolactone decarboxylase family protein, which produces MNKILFSTFLAISFMTTPVFAQQIVTPYTQHQWVNAAKEHFSGEARFTRLPAIPDSPNGSAIVEFEVGAMTDWHMHSQGQYLIVTEGEGRTQEWGKPIQIIKKGDVVWCPPNVKHWHGAGEHSKMTHIAISPNAKENKVTWLEKVELPPVNSKAELQKISQTEPLSAKQLAIVPIAFYAARGELASLKIALEQGLENGLTISELQEIFTHQYAYAGFPRALNGLLALQNLLKEREEKGIQDTLGDAPTIDGIQDYYTQGTQTLNMLNGRDNSAVLWNNEGIDYALKAHLFGYLFSRDNLSMVNRELVTVSTLAGLETVQNQLRSHLTILKNLGLNETELQRVMAEIVKYNPSAGERAKAVLREVLK
- a CDS encoding autotransporter outer membrane beta-barrel domain-containing protein, translating into MENKKRYDRTFKLSVLVAALSMANMAWANEVACSPSGISITEKNGATLNSCVLNQPDPDNPYQLTKIHIQNSKNTTINNSQISISNEESFGIRIENSDVTLNNVTLTASSPDDQQGSQIGIEAIDSIVNINGGNYKTETDENTSEAFYLDNSTINIKNATVSISGEGNNGFSLFNNSTANLENITLTATDGAEAVLYDAENTNIHSVINITNSTLTANASLFGVTWSDRQMAEGKFQVNLNNSTLNTPFIISASDAGDNGVFLSEQIQLTANNSKLNGLITIFENKENKSTLNVNLTDSTWTTKPFIIEEDRTVLHPSVSNLSLNNSTVNLEKTNSFQTLTIKGNLTGSGTFNLNTNIAEEKGDKIIVQGTAEGNHQLGVTDHGIAVANKKLTLVETNGGNAAFRLTNPNNRVDLGAYQYFLAKEGNNWVLANSQSAVTPPNPDVQPDPIIPPVTPPAVEPSVPETPAEPAEPAEPAEPAEPTEPTEPTEPTEPTEPTEPTEPTEPTEPTEPTEPTKPTEPAEPSDQSTPVAPVQPINTALPQTALLSNKANAQVSLRQAQLLVVENELSGLHQRLGEIKNGEKGNLWIRNVNAREKLAALSTGDSKTAGFKQNIHTLQIGADTAITNNFRLGGFIGRSQANVDFNGDYGKGKVYSNSVGLYATYLADNGFYMDNIVKYNRLKTKSDHTKDRRYHAYTLSSEVGKQFHLNGDWTITPQAQLAWTHIQGKDNEDSLSALTSRVGVRVAKGFTLENGWHLQPYAEVNAMTSHNRHSKIHYTNAALDVASSRERVESILGLNAGKANHRFGVEISRADGKHYDKPYQIQAAYRYQW
- a CDS encoding tetratricopeptide repeat protein, with amino-acid sequence MKKFLLLCVVSVIAACSPPYHQRMFQPSDEMREIAKASFDQGLSLYNQKDYVSALPLFQKATQLGDMKASRYIGLMYLNGYGVEKDERKSFRHFQISASGDITGQYWLAYLYENGIGTDKNLDQAIFWYQQSAKRGDKISQPAIDALKRLKVAHHPS
- a CDS encoding AAA family ATPase; this translates as MLKKFSVRNYRQFNNTLEFDLSANNYTFNTDCTLNGLIKLALVYGKNGSGKSNLAWAMFDLVSHLTDNETSLVSDNYLSALSNDKYALFKFEFEFLDENNHKKPVIYEYKKDERAKLISEKLLISDEVVVDYNLNQPFSTTLMGAENLNKIINPSQNLSAIKYIYSNTSLDRGNINNSIFIRFIEFVNHILYFRNVFAGQNYTGYKSGLNNIEQDIIDKDNLKDFEKFLNDFELDFKLTKVKQLNKSIIGIKMGEKILPFFDTVSTGTLSLTFFYYWWQSIKKNEIPLLFIDEFDCSYHFALSENLVKKLKQLPKTQVILTTHNTNLLTNDLIRPDCGFVINGKEINSLNNLTQKELREAHNLEKLYQAGHFNG
- a CDS encoding HigA family addiction module antitoxin, coding for MMRMYNPPHPAEVIREDILPALGLSVTEAAKQLGVNRVTLSRLLNGKSSISADMALRLHRWLGENSPSPESWLHQQADYDLWIASQKADFSIKPVLCSY
- a CDS encoding type II toxin-antitoxin system RelE/ParE family toxin, which codes for MFPVNLHSLSGHLANHWSVKVNGNWRITFKLENGHAEIVDYQDYH